The following are encoded together in the Mycolicibacterium arabiense genome:
- a CDS encoding PGRS repeat-containing protein, with amino-acid sequence MSSGGRRSVSNATSGLASPSDRRSAMNEHASRAIAAAAIAAGFMAAGGGMGIALAAPQPDPPVTCAPAETCPPSERASHEVRPVRLDASRTPNPLLGLMGVPAARVAPLPKTFSGGPDPFAALVGLFIGNGADAAADCTGLACNGGNGGLFFGNGGRGANGGSGGNAGLIGNGGIGGSAGLGGAGGAGGRGGLLIGNGGNGGAGGAGVAGAAGTMGSSGNAGGKGGDGGRGGAGGLFGGSGGRGGAGGAGGDGGAGATGGVGLAGVTPGAAGGTGQTGGSGGAGGAGGNAGAGGTRGWFGGVSGAAGTNGDGGRGGDAADGGTGGTGADGAAGAAGLDGGAGGNGRDGGTGGIGGASGAAGAGGAAGSGGTGGVAGADGSGAGQGAGGRGGNGGAGGNGGTGTTGDTGDTGSAGTPTVDGGMGGTGGVGGQGGRGGDGGNGGNAGLGGAGSTVGANGLNGSGGNAGDGGVGGTGGTGGRGADGVRGADATAPLGTGGLGGNASAGGSGGTGGTGGAAGVAGNAGTTPGSGGVSGQAGSAGAQGAGGTGGAGGTGGTGGTGGTGTAGSNGEDSFPAGRDGGAGSSGTAGGAGGTGGDGAAGGAGGQGSTTGAAGANGNGGAGGTGGTGGTGGNGGGGGFGDYDTSGGNGGRGGDGGAGGTGGTGGSAGTGGAAGTGSNGSTGSMGLAGTGGDGGVGGFTHGGSDGVGGDGGDGGNGGTGGNGGAGGVGLGSSDFADGTGGRGGNGGTGTGGNGGAGGAGGRGLGADGNGLGGRGGDGGSSLGANGGRGGNGGEGVSAQQPGYTGTGGAGGNGGDSTGGTGGNGGNGGNGAARGSGTSGGGGAAGAGGTPGGTPGQAGTSTSLNAG; translated from the coding sequence GTGAGCAGTGGCGGACGTCGGTCGGTCTCGAACGCGACGTCCGGGCTTGCCAGCCCTTCGGATCGCCGCTCGGCGATGAACGAGCATGCCAGCCGGGCGATTGCGGCCGCGGCGATCGCAGCGGGCTTCATGGCCGCCGGCGGTGGGATGGGGATCGCCCTCGCAGCCCCGCAACCCGACCCTCCGGTCACCTGCGCGCCTGCGGAGACGTGCCCACCTAGCGAGCGGGCGTCACACGAGGTCCGGCCCGTTCGGCTGGACGCCAGCCGCACACCCAATCCACTGCTGGGATTGATGGGCGTGCCGGCGGCGCGCGTCGCGCCGCTGCCCAAGACGTTCTCCGGTGGCCCGGATCCGTTCGCCGCGCTGGTTGGACTGTTCATCGGCAATGGCGCCGATGCCGCGGCCGACTGCACGGGTCTGGCCTGCAACGGCGGAAACGGCGGCCTGTTCTTCGGCAACGGCGGTCGGGGCGCCAACGGGGGTTCCGGCGGCAACGCCGGGCTGATCGGAAACGGCGGCATCGGCGGTAGCGCTGGTCTGGGTGGCGCGGGCGGCGCCGGCGGCCGCGGCGGACTGCTGATCGGAAACGGTGGCAACGGCGGGGCTGGCGGCGCAGGCGTCGCGGGCGCGGCCGGGACGATGGGCTCGTCCGGCAACGCAGGCGGCAAGGGTGGCGATGGCGGCCGCGGCGGCGCCGGTGGTCTATTCGGTGGATCCGGCGGTCGAGGCGGAGCGGGCGGCGCCGGCGGCGATGGCGGCGCAGGAGCGACCGGAGGCGTCGGGCTGGCCGGCGTTACCCCGGGCGCGGCAGGCGGGACGGGACAGACCGGCGGCAGCGGCGGCGCGGGCGGAGCCGGCGGCAACGCAGGAGCCGGCGGTACGCGCGGATGGTTCGGCGGGGTGTCGGGCGCAGCGGGGACGAACGGCGACGGCGGCCGTGGCGGCGACGCGGCCGACGGCGGCACCGGAGGCACCGGCGCCGACGGCGCGGCAGGCGCGGCAGGCCTCGATGGCGGCGCAGGCGGGAACGGACGAGACGGCGGCACCGGCGGCATTGGTGGGGCGAGCGGCGCGGCCGGCGCGGGCGGCGCCGCGGGTAGCGGCGGCACCGGTGGAGTCGCGGGCGCCGATGGCAGCGGGGCCGGGCAGGGCGCCGGCGGCCGAGGCGGAAACGGCGGTGCGGGCGGCAATGGCGGCACCGGGACCACCGGTGACACCGGAGACACCGGATCGGCCGGCACACCGACCGTAGACGGCGGTATGGGCGGCACCGGAGGCGTTGGAGGCCAAGGCGGTAGGGGTGGCGACGGAGGCAACGGCGGGAATGCCGGTCTCGGCGGTGCCGGATCGACCGTCGGGGCCAACGGGCTCAACGGAAGCGGCGGCAACGCCGGTGACGGGGGCGTCGGCGGCACGGGCGGCACGGGCGGTCGAGGCGCCGATGGCGTCCGCGGCGCCGATGCGACCGCGCCCCTCGGCACCGGGGGCCTCGGCGGTAACGCCAGCGCCGGAGGAAGTGGCGGCACCGGCGGCACCGGTGGTGCCGCGGGCGTGGCCGGCAACGCAGGCACGACGCCCGGCTCGGGCGGTGTCTCCGGCCAGGCGGGCAGCGCGGGCGCCCAGGGGGCCGGAGGCACCGGCGGCGCCGGCGGCACGGGCGGGACCGGCGGCACGGGCGGCACCGGTACCGCAGGCTCCAACGGTGAAGATTCCTTTCCGGCGGGCCGAGACGGCGGCGCCGGCAGCTCCGGGACGGCGGGTGGCGCCGGAGGCACCGGTGGCGACGGAGCCGCGGGAGGCGCAGGCGGACAAGGCAGCACAACAGGCGCGGCTGGGGCCAACGGGAACGGTGGCGCGGGCGGCACTGGAGGCACCGGAGGCACCGGCGGCAACGGCGGCGGCGGCGGCTTCGGCGACTACGACACCAGCGGCGGCAACGGCGGCCGCGGCGGCGACGGCGGCGCGGGCGGCACCGGTGGTACCGGCGGATCTGCCGGCACCGGTGGCGCCGCGGGGACCGGTAGCAACGGGAGCACCGGTTCCATGGGCCTGGCCGGAACGGGCGGCGACGGCGGCGTCGGCGGCTTCACGCACGGCGGTTCGGACGGCGTCGGCGGTGACGGAGGCGACGGCGGCAACGGCGGTACGGGCGGCAACGGCGGCGCGGGCGGCGTCGGTCTCGGATCCAGCGACTTCGCCGACGGGACCGGCGGCCGCGGCGGCAACGGCGGCACGGGCACGGGCGGCAACGGCGGCGCAGGCGGCGCCGGTGGCCGAGGCTTGGGCGCCGATGGCAACGGCCTCGGCGGCCGCGGCGGCGACGGCGGCTCCAGCCTGGGCGCGAATGGCGGACGTGGCGGAAACGGCGGCGAGGGCGTCAGCGCGCAGCAACCGGGTTACACCGGCACCGGAGGCGCCGGTGGCAACGGCGGCGATTCGACCGGCGGAACGGGCGGCAACGGCGGCAACGGCGGCAACGGCGCGGCGAGAGGCAGTGGCACCAGCGGTGGCGGAGGCGCCGCCGGGGCCGGCGGGACACCCGGCGGCACCCCGGGTCAGGCCGGCACCAGCACGTCGCTGAACGCCGGCTGA
- a CDS encoding NAD(P)H-quinone dehydrogenase has product MATRIVIIGGGPAGYEAALVAAGRGPDVAQVTVVDSDGIGGACVLWDCVPSKTFIASTGVRTELRRANGLGFDIAIDDAKISLEQIHNRVKTLARSQSADIGSNLLREGVNVVQGRGELVDDVPGMAHHRVRVTTKDGKVGVLKADVVLIATGASPRVLRNAEPDGERILNWRQLYDLTELPDHLVIVGSGVTGAEFCSAYTELGVKVTVVASRDQILPHEDSDAAAVLEEAFAERGVKLVKNARADSVVRTGDGVRVTLADGRVVDGSHALMTVGSVPNTSGLGLDRVGIELGPGNYLPVDRVSRTTAAGIYAAGDCTGLLPLASVAAMQGRIAMYHALGEGVSPIRLRTVAAAVFTRPEIAAVGVPQTKIDSGEVPARTLMLPLTTNARAKMSLLRRGFVKIFCRPATGVVIGGVVVAPIASELILPIALAVQNNLSVTDLAQTLSVYPSLSGSTVETARRLMAHDDLD; this is encoded by the coding sequence GTGGCTACCCGCATCGTGATCATCGGCGGCGGTCCCGCCGGCTACGAAGCCGCGCTCGTCGCGGCGGGCCGTGGACCCGACGTCGCACAGGTCACCGTCGTTGATTCCGACGGCATCGGCGGCGCGTGCGTGCTCTGGGACTGCGTCCCGTCCAAGACGTTCATCGCCTCGACAGGCGTGCGCACCGAACTGCGCCGCGCCAACGGTCTCGGCTTCGACATCGCGATCGACGACGCCAAGATCTCGCTCGAGCAGATCCACAACCGGGTCAAGACGCTCGCGAGGTCGCAGTCGGCGGACATCGGCTCGAACCTGCTGCGCGAGGGCGTGAACGTGGTGCAGGGCCGCGGTGAGCTGGTCGACGACGTGCCGGGCATGGCGCACCACCGGGTGCGGGTGACGACGAAGGACGGCAAGGTCGGCGTGCTGAAGGCCGACGTCGTGCTGATCGCGACCGGTGCCAGCCCGCGCGTGCTGCGCAATGCCGAACCCGACGGCGAGCGCATCCTGAACTGGCGGCAGCTCTACGACCTCACCGAGCTGCCCGACCACCTGGTGATCGTCGGGTCGGGTGTGACGGGAGCGGAGTTCTGCAGCGCTTATACCGAACTCGGCGTGAAGGTGACCGTGGTCGCCAGCCGCGACCAGATCCTGCCGCACGAGGACTCCGACGCGGCCGCGGTGCTCGAGGAGGCGTTCGCCGAACGCGGTGTGAAGCTCGTCAAGAATGCCCGCGCGGACTCGGTGGTCCGCACCGGGGATGGCGTCCGTGTGACGCTGGCCGACGGTCGCGTCGTCGACGGCAGCCACGCCCTGATGACGGTCGGGTCGGTGCCCAACACCAGCGGGCTGGGTCTCGACCGCGTCGGCATCGAACTCGGCCCCGGCAACTACCTGCCGGTGGACCGCGTGTCCCGGACGACCGCGGCGGGCATCTACGCGGCGGGCGACTGCACGGGCCTGCTGCCGCTGGCGTCGGTCGCGGCCATGCAGGGCCGCATCGCGATGTATCACGCGCTCGGCGAGGGCGTGTCCCCGATCCGCCTGCGGACGGTGGCCGCCGCCGTGTTCACCAGGCCTGAGATCGCGGCGGTCGGCGTGCCGCAGACCAAGATCGACAGCGGCGAGGTGCCCGCCCGCACGCTGATGCTGCCGCTGACGACCAACGCCAGGGCCAAGATGTCGCTGCTGCGGCGCGGCTTCGTCAAGATCTTCTGCCGCCCGGCCACCGGCGTGGTCATCGGCGGCGTGGTGGTGGCCCCGATCGCGTCGGAACTGATCCTGCCCATCGCGTTGGCCGTGCAGAACAACCTGTCGGTGACGGACCTGGCCCAGACGCTGTCGGTCTATCCGTCGCTCTCTGGATCGACCGTCGAGACGGCCCGCCGGTTGATGGCGCACGACGATCTGGACTGA
- a CDS encoding gamma-glutamylcyclotransferase produces the protein MPIYAAYGSNMHPEQMLQRAPHSPMAGTGWLHGWRLTFGGADIGWEGALATLVEDPDSKVFVVLYDMTKEDEENLDRWEGSELGFHKKIRCRVHRETSDTDTDPVLAWLYVVDAWEGGIPSARYLGVMAEAAEIAGAPPEYVHDLRTRPSSNVGPGT, from the coding sequence GTGCCGATCTACGCCGCCTACGGATCGAACATGCATCCGGAGCAGATGCTGCAGCGTGCCCCGCATTCGCCGATGGCGGGAACGGGCTGGTTGCACGGCTGGCGGCTGACGTTCGGCGGTGCCGACATCGGCTGGGAGGGTGCGCTGGCGACCCTGGTCGAGGATCCCGACTCGAAGGTCTTCGTCGTGCTCTACGACATGACCAAGGAGGACGAGGAGAACCTCGACCGCTGGGAGGGCTCCGAGCTGGGGTTTCACAAGAAGATTCGCTGCCGAGTGCATCGCGAGACGTCCGACACCGACACCGACCCGGTGCTGGCGTGGCTCTACGTCGTCGACGCGTGGGAGGGCGGCATCCCGTCGGCCCGCTACCTCGGCGTGATGGCCGAGGCCGCGGAGATCGCGGGCGCACCGCCGGAGTACGTGCACGATCTGCGCACCAGGCCGTCGAGCAACGTCGGCCCCGGTACCTAG
- a CDS encoding glycerol-3-phosphate dehydrogenase/oxidase: protein MSSPIPGPGNGQTLLGPDQRASAWERLGSEQFDVVVIGGGVVGAGAALDAATRGLKVALVEARDFASGTSSRSSKMFHGGLRYLEQLEFGLVREALHERELSLTTLAPHLVKPLPFLFPLTKRLWERPYVAAGIFLYDQLGGAKSVPPQKHLLRAGALRLAPGLKRSALIGGIRYYDTVVDDARHTMTVARTAAHYGAVVRNSTQVVSLLREGDRVTGVKIRDSEDGRVADVHGHVVVNATGVWTDEIQALSRQRGRFRVRASKGVHIVVPRDRIVSEVAIILRTEKSVLFVIPWGTHWIIGTTDTDWNLDLAHPAATKADIDYILGTVNTVLATPLNHDDIDGVYAGLRPLLAGESEETSKLSREHAVAVPSPGLVAIAGGKYTTYRVMGEDAIDAAAEFVPTRVAPSITEKVPLMGADGYFALVNQTEHVGKHYGLHPYRVRHLLDRYGSLLGEVLDMADGRPDLLAPITEAPVYLKVEAWYAAMAEGALHLEDIMARRMRISIEYPHRGVDCAREVAEVVAPVLGWSSEDIDREVETYRARVEAEVRSQTQPDDESADALRAAAPEARAEILEPVPLS from the coding sequence GTGAGTTCCCCGATCCCCGGTCCGGGCAATGGGCAGACCCTGCTCGGCCCCGATCAGCGCGCGAGTGCCTGGGAGCGGCTAGGCAGCGAGCAGTTCGACGTGGTGGTCATCGGCGGCGGCGTCGTCGGGGCCGGTGCCGCGCTGGACGCGGCCACCCGCGGGCTGAAGGTCGCGCTCGTCGAGGCCCGTGACTTCGCCTCCGGCACGTCGAGCCGCTCGTCGAAGATGTTCCACGGCGGGCTGCGCTACCTCGAGCAGCTCGAGTTCGGTCTGGTCCGCGAGGCGCTGCACGAGCGTGAGCTGTCCCTGACGACGCTGGCGCCGCACCTGGTCAAGCCGCTGCCGTTCCTCTTCCCCCTGACCAAGCGCCTGTGGGAGCGGCCGTACGTGGCCGCGGGCATCTTCCTGTACGACCAGCTCGGTGGCGCCAAGTCGGTGCCGCCGCAGAAGCACCTGCTGCGGGCGGGTGCGCTGCGACTGGCGCCCGGGCTCAAGCGCAGCGCGCTCATCGGCGGCATCCGCTACTACGACACCGTGGTCGACGACGCGCGGCACACGATGACCGTCGCACGCACGGCCGCGCACTACGGCGCCGTGGTCCGCAACTCCACCCAGGTCGTCTCGTTGCTGCGGGAGGGCGACCGGGTCACCGGCGTCAAGATCCGCGACTCCGAGGACGGCCGGGTCGCCGACGTCCACGGACACGTCGTCGTGAACGCGACCGGCGTGTGGACCGACGAGATCCAGGCGCTGTCCAGGCAGCGCGGCCGGTTCCGGGTGCGTGCCTCGAAGGGCGTGCACATCGTGGTGCCGCGCGACCGCATCGTCAGCGAGGTGGCGATCATCCTGCGCACCGAGAAGTCGGTGCTGTTCGTGATCCCGTGGGGCACGCACTGGATCATCGGCACCACCGACACCGACTGGAACCTCGACCTCGCGCACCCCGCCGCGACCAAGGCCGACATCGACTACATCCTCGGCACGGTCAACACCGTGCTGGCGACGCCGCTGAACCACGACGACATCGACGGCGTCTACGCCGGGCTGCGGCCCCTGCTGGCCGGTGAGAGCGAGGAGACGTCGAAGTTGTCCCGCGAGCACGCCGTCGCCGTGCCCTCGCCGGGTCTGGTCGCGATCGCGGGCGGCAAGTACACCACCTACCGGGTCATGGGGGAGGACGCGATCGACGCCGCGGCCGAGTTCGTGCCGACGCGGGTGGCGCCGTCGATCACCGAGAAGGTGCCGCTGATGGGTGCCGACGGGTACTTCGCGCTGGTCAATCAGACCGAACACGTCGGCAAGCACTACGGCCTGCATCCCTACCGGGTGCGGCACCTGCTGGACCGGTACGGCTCGCTGCTCGGCGAGGTGCTCGACATGGCCGACGGCAGGCCGGATCTGTTGGCGCCGATCACCGAGGCGCCGGTGTACCTCAAGGTCGAGGCCTGGTACGCGGCGATGGCGGAGGGCGCACTGCACCTCGAGGACATCATGGCCCGCAGGATGCGCATCTCGATCGAGTACCCGCACCGCGGGGTCGATTGCGCACGCGAGGTCGCCGAAGTCGTTGCGCCCGTGCTGGGTTGGAGTTCCGAGGACATCGACCGCGAGGTCGAGACCTACCGGGCCCGCGTCGAGGCCGAGGTGCGGTCACAAACACAGCCCGACGACGAGTCCGCCGACGCGCTGCGGGCCGCGGCGCCCGAGGCGCGCGCCGAGATCCTGGAACCCGTGCCGCTGTCGTGA